The nucleotide window ATTCTCATGAAGATGCGCTTGTCGACGCTTCCATCAGTTTTTCTAAAGAGTAGAATGCGGGGCCCTTTAGGTTTTTTCATAAGGCAACATCCTCATATAGAGGATCGGCCAGCACGCCTCTCTGCGCTGTCGTAGACCTTCCTGAGACCGCGTCACCACTAAAGCGAGTCAATTCCTCGGCCTCCTGCGAGAACAGTGCAGCATCAAAAAGATCCACACCCTCGTGCGGGGTGAAGAAGGGACCAATATCACTGCGATAGCCGTCAGATCCAGTCAGAGCAGGCCCAAACACTCTGAGATTCTCCAAGCCATGGATGCCAGCTATTTCACGAATCCTCTCCGCAAGCACCTTAAGTGCAAGTAATGGGCGGTAGTCCGCAACCTCGAGAATGTGCCCCAGCATCTCCGGAGACACCGTTCGGCGCCCTCGCTCAATCTGGGCGATACTTGGCTGCGCAACCCCTGCACGCCCAGCCAGTTCAGCCTGCAAGCCCGCATCAATGTGCACTGCCCGCACCAGAGCAGGTGCGTCCTCGACTCGGAATCGTGCCACGACCCCATCATATAGAAACGCCGCTAACAAGGGCGATCAGATGACCGCGTCCTCACACCGCGCACCGCCCGCAGGTAGCGGTCGCGGCCGGTGAGGTCCCGGCCGGTGACGGCGCTGCGGAAGCCCGCCGAGGCCGCCGCCTCGCGCAGCGCAGCGCCCTGCCCCGGGTCGTGCTCCATGACCAGTACGCCGCCCCGCCGCAGGAGCGCCGAGGCCCGCCCCACCACGGCCCGGGGCAGCTCCAGGCCATCTCCTCCCCCGCCGTAGAGCGCCAGATCGGGGTCATGCCGCTCAGTCTCGGCATCCTCCACCGCGCCCGCCGGCACATAGGGCGGGTTGGAGACGACGACGTCCACCGTCCCGTCCTGCAGCGCCAGCGTGCCGGGAGCGGTGGCGTCGGCCTGGACGACCTCCACCCGGCCCGGCACCAGGCGCTCACAGTTGTCCCGGGCCAGGGCGGCAGCAGCGGCGTCAAGCTCCACAGCGATCAGCCGCGCTGTCGGCACCTCGGCGGCCACCGCCGCGGCGATCGCCCCCGAACCGGCGCACAGGTCCACCACGAGCGGCTCGCGCACCAGTGCCGCCTCCCCGCTGACCGCACCGGAGGCGGCCCGCATCGGGGCCCCGTCCGCCTCCCGGTGGCGCGCGGCCCCGTCGTCGGTGCACTCCCCCGGGCCCACTCCCTCCCGGGCGGCCTCCCGCGCGGCGTCGATCGCGGCGCCGGCCACCACCTCCGTCTCGGGCCGGACGATGAATACCCCGGGCCGGCACACCATCTCCAGGCCCCGGAACCACATGCGCCCCGTGAGGTGCTGCAGCGGCACGCGCGCGGACCGCTGCTCCACCAACGCGAGCAAGGTCTCCACCTGCTCGGCACTCGCCCCCTCGCACATGACGAGGGACACCCCCACCACATGCTCGGCCAGCACCCGAGCATCGCTCTCAGGAGAGGCAACTCCCGCCTCTCTCAAAGCCTGCCCGACCTCTCGGACCAGGCGGCGGAAGGCGTGCCTGCCAAGCGGTCGGGCGGTGGACCCGCTCCGAAGACGTAAAGGAGCCTGCGACCAGTCGAGGAGCGGGTCCACCGCCCGACCGCCCTCAGGACTGTCTTTCACCCCTGGTCCCCGACGGCCGCCAGGCGCTCGGCCTCATCCATGGCGATGGCCGAGGCGATGACCGGCCCCAGGTCGCCGTCGAGCACGGCGTCGAGGTTGTAGGCCTTGAAGCCGGTGCGGTGGTCGGCGATGCGGTTCTCAGGGAAGTTGTAGGTGCGGATCCGCTCGGAGCGGTCCACGGTGCGCACCTGGCTGCGGCGCGCCTCGGCGGCCTCGGCGGCGGCCGCCGCCGCCCGCTCGGCCAGCAGCCGGGCGCGCAGCACCCGCATGGCCGCCTCCCTGTTCTGCAGCTGGGACTTCTCGTTCTGCATGGAGACCACGATGCCGGTGGGCAGGTGGGTGATGCGCACCGCCGAGTCGGTGGTGTTGACGCTCTGCCCGCCCGGCCCCGAGGAGCGGAAGACGTCCACGCGCAGGTCGGCGGCGTCGATCTCCAGCTCGCCGGGATCGTCGGCCTCGGGCATGACCAGCACCCCGGCGGCCGAGGTGTGGATGCGCCCCTGGCTCTCGGTCACGGGCACGCGCTGGACGCGGTGGACGCCGCCCTCGTACTTCAGGTGCGCCCACACCCCCTCCTGGGGCTCGACGGGCGTGCGGGTCTTGATGGCCAGGCGGATGTCCTTGTACCCGCCCAGGTCGGAGTCGGTGGCGTCCAGGACCTCCACGGCCCAGCCCTGGCGCTCGGCGTAGCGGGTGTACATGCGGGCCAGGTCGGAGGCGAACAGGGCGGACTCCTCCCCGCCCTCCCCCGCCTTGACCTCGATGATGACGTCGCGGGCGTCGTCGGGGTCGCGGGGCACGAGCACCTCGCGCAGGCGCTCGGCGGCCTCGGCCTCGGCCTGCCGCAGTGCGGGGAGCTCCTCGGCGAACTCCGCGTCCTCCTCGGCCAGCTCGACGGCGTCGGCCAGGTCGGTGCTGGCGGCCTGCCAGGCGCGGTAGGCGGCCACCACCCGCCCGAGCTCGGCGTAACGGCGCCCCAGTCGGCGCATGGCCGCCGGGTCCGAGGCCGCGGGGCCCGCCATCTCGGCCTCGATGGCCGCGTACTCCTCCAGGAGCGGGGCGGCTGCTTGGAAGTCGCTCACGGCTCACCTTTCCTCATGCTGCGCTGGTCATCGGTGGTCGGCCGCTGGGCTGCCGTGCCCCGGGCCGCCATCTGCGGGGTCTGCGGGGCCGACAAGGCCGGTGCGGGCCGCTGATGCACGACGACGCCGACGGCGACTCGCGGGGAGTCTCCGTCGGCGTCGTGAGGCGGGGCTACTTGCCGCGCTTGCCGTAGCGGGCCTCGAAGCGGGCCACGCGGCCACCGGTGTCGAGGATCTTCTGCTTGCCGGTGTAGAAGGGGTGGCAGGCCGAGCACACGTCCACGCGGATCTCACCGTCGGTGACGGTGGAGCGGGTCTCGAAGGTGTTGCCGCAGGTGCAGGTGACCGTGGTGGCCACGTAGTCGGGGTGGATACCCTGCTTCATCGGTGTCTCCTTAAGCGATCAGAGGGTCCGGGTCCCATGCGGCGGCACGGGTGAACCGGAGGCCGATCGGTGATTCTTCCACGTGGGCGCACCAGGCACAATGCTCGCGCCCGTGAACCCGGGCACCCTGCCGCTTGACGGTCCGGGCGAGACCGCGCCCCTCAAGGCGCCTCCACGAAGCGCACGAGGCGACGACCCGCAGTCGCATCGTGCTTCCGGCATCGCAGGAGCCGGGCTGCGGGGCGCGCCCGCAGGGCTGGCACCGGGTCCGGCGGGAGCACCAAGGGCGCCCAGCGCCCGATGGCGCGAGGGACTGCCCGAGGACACGCCCCGCGGCCAAGCCCGGACCCCGCCCGCGCTCAGGCGGGGGTGGCCTCGTCGTCGGCGTCGGCCAGGGAGGTGCCGGCCGGGGTGGTCTTGGAGATGACCATGAGGAACTCGGCATTGGACTGGGTGTCCTTGAGCTTGGACAGCACCAGCTCGAGGGCCTGCTGCTGCTCCAGGCCCGCGAAGAGGCGGCGCAGGCGCCACATGATCTTGAGCTGGGCGGGATCGATGAGCAGCTCCTCGCGGCGCGTGCCCGAGGCCGCTACATCCACGGCCGGGAAGATGCGCTTGTCCGCCAGCTGGCGGGACAGGCGCAGCTCCATGTTGCCGGTGCCCTTGAACTCCTCGAAGATGACCT belongs to Actinomyces capricornis and includes:
- a CDS encoding helix-turn-helix domain-containing protein, with product MARFRVEDAPALVRAVHIDAGLQAELAGRAGVAQPSIAQIERGRRTVSPEMLGHILEVADYRPLLALKVLAERIREIAGIHGLENLRVFGPALTGSDGYRSDIGPFFTPHEGVDLFDAALFSQEAEELTRFSGDAVSGRSTTAQRGVLADPLYEDVAL
- a CDS encoding N5-glutamine methyltransferase family protein, which gives rise to MVREVGQALREAGVASPESDARVLAEHVVGVSLVMCEGASAEQVETLLALVEQRSARVPLQHLTGRMWFRGLEMVCRPGVFIVRPETEVVAGAAIDAAREAAREGVGPGECTDDGAARHREADGAPMRAASGAVSGEAALVREPLVVDLCAGSGAIAAAVAAEVPTARLIAVELDAAAAALARDNCERLVPGRVEVVQADATAPGTLALQDGTVDVVVSNPPYVPAGAVEDAETERHDPDLALYGGGGDGLELPRAVVGRASALLRRGGVLVMEHDPGQGAALREAAASAGFRSAVTGRDLTGRDRYLRAVRGVRTRSSDRPC
- the prfA gene encoding peptide chain release factor 1 translates to MSDFQAAAPLLEEYAAIEAEMAGPAASDPAAMRRLGRRYAELGRVVAAYRAWQAASTDLADAVELAEEDAEFAEELPALRQAEAEAAERLREVLVPRDPDDARDVIIEVKAGEGGEESALFASDLARMYTRYAERQGWAVEVLDATDSDLGGYKDIRLAIKTRTPVEPQEGVWAHLKYEGGVHRVQRVPVTESQGRIHTSAAGVLVMPEADDPGELEIDAADLRVDVFRSSGPGGQSVNTTDSAVRITHLPTGIVVSMQNEKSQLQNREAAMRVLRARLLAERAAAAAAEAAEARRSQVRTVDRSERIRTYNFPENRIADHRTGFKAYNLDAVLDGDLGPVIASAIAMDEAERLAAVGDQG
- the rpmE gene encoding 50S ribosomal protein L31, translated to MKQGIHPDYVATTVTCTCGNTFETRSTVTDGEIRVDVCSACHPFYTGKQKILDTGGRVARFEARYGKRGK